A genomic segment from Candidatus Schekmanbacteria bacterium encodes:
- the rsmD gene encoding 16S rRNA (guanine(966)-N(2))-methyltransferase RsmD produces the protein MTMRITGGEKSGLRLSTFPKNIIRPTRDMVREAVFNTLGDTIHDASFLDIFAGTGSTGIEALSRGASHSTFIESERRAVEVIKKNLVITGFQGQSLIMAADYVHALKKLSSQKIKFTIIYVDPPYQSGFYDRCIRLIDEGELLISHGILIAESFKKMDLLHKFGYIELTREKLYGETRISYYINTKELNPDIVRKQS, from the coding sequence ATGACTATGAGAATAACAGGCGGAGAAAAGTCCGGCCTAAGACTCAGCACATTTCCCAAGAATATCATTCGCCCCACGCGCGATATGGTAAGGGAGGCAGTGTTCAACACTCTTGGAGACACTATTCATGACGCAAGCTTCCTTGATATATTCGCAGGCACAGGAAGCACAGGCATCGAGGCTTTAAGCCGCGGGGCATCCCATTCCACTTTTATAGAAAGTGAGCGCAGGGCTGTTGAGGTAATAAAGAAGAACCTCGTGATTACAGGCTTTCAAGGACAGTCTCTTATAATGGCGGCTGACTATGTGCATGCATTAAAGAAACTCTCCTCCCAGAAAATAAAATTTACCATTATATATGTTGACCCTCCCTATCAGTCAGGCTTCTATGACAGATGTATCAGACTGATTGATGAAGGAGAGCTTCTTATTTCACATGGAATATTAATAGCAGAATCATTCAAAAAAATGGATTTACTGCACAAATTCGGGTATATTGAATTGACACGGGAAAAACTTTATGGGGAAACAAGAATATCGTATTATATCAATACAAAGGAATTAAACCCTGATATTGTGAGAAAACAATCATGA
- a CDS encoding lasso peptide biosynthesis B2 protein, which translates to MNRLSLLITNVILFFKIFLLVLALPLLLKSLSLPRLLKLLTPRKKKKMDDRVIERILKITDSILGIRFFVFTPSCLRKSLLLYHLLNRYGMKVKIHFAVKKDDGKLDGHSWLTKNGKRVYDYLESVDDFSITYTYPEED; encoded by the coding sequence TTGAACCGCCTCTCATTACTGATAACAAATGTAATTCTTTTCTTTAAAATATTCCTGCTTGTGCTTGCTCTTCCGTTATTGTTGAAGAGTCTTAGCCTGCCGCGCTTGCTGAAACTGCTTACCCCTCGAAAAAAAAAGAAGATGGATGACAGGGTTATAGAGAGGATATTGAAGATTACTGATTCCATACTTGGAATTCGGTTTTTTGTTTTTACTCCGTCATGCCTTAGAAAATCTCTTCTTCTTTACCATTTGCTCAACAGATACGGGATGAAAGTGAAAATACATTTTGCCGTGAAGAAAGATGACGGAAAGCTTGATGGTCACAGCTGGCTTACAAAAAATGGAAAAAGAGTCTATGATTACCTCGAATCAGTTGATGATTTCAGCATTACCTATACATATCCTGAGGAAGACTGA
- a CDS encoding LEA type 2 family protein, translated as MNDASLNDGSPAINPESKQKKKPLVYVLAAVLIILIVVFATSYSSKDLLKKCTFQFKHIEINGMDFGSNKVKGTITLSVNNPNWLSLNVKSLKCKVNMGDNTLVKGNTTDSINLPARTKTDIEIPFKASYANLSLNDLKSLFRDNEKVLVTGKAVLETFFISFPVTFKTEKDIKKIL; from the coding sequence ATGAACGATGCTAGTTTAAACGATGGTTCACCAGCAATTAATCCGGAAAGCAAACAGAAGAAAAAACCGCTGGTTTATGTTCTTGCAGCAGTTCTTATAATCCTTATAGTTGTCTTTGCGACTTCTTATTCATCTAAAGATTTATTAAAAAAATGCACATTCCAGTTCAAGCATATTGAAATAAACGGGATGGATTTCGGCAGCAACAAAGTCAAAGGTACAATCACGCTATCAGTAAATAATCCTAACTGGCTCTCTTTGAATGTAAAATCCTTAAAATGCAAAGTTAATATGGGAGACAACACTCTTGTAAAAGGGAACACAACTGACAGCATAAATCTTCCGGCACGCACGAAAACAGATATAGAGATTCCTTTCAAGGCGAGCTATGCAAATCTTTCACTGAATGATTTAAAATCCCTATTTCGGGACAATGAGAAAGTTTTAGTTACAGGCAAAGCCGTGTTAGAAACCTTTTTTATAAGCTTTCCCGTAACATTTAAAACTGAAAAAGACATCAAGAAGATTCTCTGA
- a CDS encoding aminopeptidase translates to MDKTVKAIKKLVQENLGIKKEERVLIFCDIISEHETPNDDDRSRRAQLAETAHSIFKYISKTNETVFLKYEATGTHGVEPPDYIWKEAFGSHVYGSLRDSGVLEALLKKKAGKKQILEAEQIVMERSDEAVDVVIALSNFSTSHTKFRDLVTTCAGARYASMPLFDPDMFLGPMDVDWNEVQKNTIRIAEKLTDAVSVSITAPNGTNLSIGLNGRQGIADTGILTEEGAFGNLPAGEAFIAPPEYTAEGLFVAEWGPTRKFKFPVKFEIKKGTIFILQGLDKFASAMRQQIDIEPKCAVLAELGIGTNPKASKPDNILESEKILGTIHIAFGDNMSFGGKIRTSFHQDFVLFSPTVELEYADGNREIIIKEGKLVG, encoded by the coding sequence ATGGATAAAACTGTAAAGGCAATAAAAAAATTAGTTCAGGAAAACCTTGGAATAAAAAAAGAAGAGAGGGTACTTATTTTCTGCGACATAATATCAGAACATGAAACCCCTAATGACGATGACCGGAGCAGACGTGCGCAGCTGGCAGAGACTGCCCATAGCATTTTCAAATACATTTCCAAGACAAACGAAACTGTATTCCTGAAATACGAAGCCACAGGTACTCATGGAGTCGAACCTCCGGACTATATATGGAAGGAAGCTTTTGGAAGTCATGTTTACGGTTCACTGCGCGACTCAGGGGTCCTTGAAGCATTGCTCAAAAAAAAGGCAGGAAAGAAACAGATTCTTGAAGCTGAACAGATTGTAATGGAGAGGAGCGATGAAGCAGTTGACGTAGTAATTGCCCTTTCAAACTTCTCGACGAGCCATACTAAATTCCGCGACCTTGTGACCACCTGTGCCGGTGCACGATATGCAAGCATGCCATTATTTGACCCTGACATGTTTTTGGGACCAATGGATGTTGACTGGAATGAGGTTCAAAAAAACACAATAAGAATCGCAGAAAAGCTTACAGACGCTGTTTCGGTAAGTATTACTGCACCGAACGGCACTAACCTCTCCATAGGATTAAATGGGAGACAGGGAATCGCAGATACCGGGATACTTACGGAAGAAGGGGCATTCGGCAATCTCCCTGCAGGAGAGGCATTCATAGCGCCGCCTGAATATACCGCCGAAGGATTATTTGTAGCAGAGTGGGGACCGACGAGAAAATTCAAATTCCCTGTGAAATTTGAAATAAAAAAAGGCACTATTTTTATTCTGCAGGGACTTGATAAATTTGCCTCGGCAATGCGTCAGCAGATAGACATTGAACCCAAATGCGCTGTCCTTGCAGAGCTTGGCATTGGAACAAACCCTAAAGCGTCAAAACCGGACAATATCCTTGAATCAGAAAAAATACTTGGGACCATTCATATAGCTTTTGGTGATAACATGTCATTCGGAGGAAAAATCAGGACAAGTTTTCATCAGGATTTCGTTCTTTTCTCTCCTACTGTCGAGCTTGAATATGCTGACGGAAACAGGGAAATAATCATCAAAGAGGGCAAACTTGTCGGTTGA
- a CDS encoding radical SAM protein encodes MPDDMAFLTELGIELTNRCNFVCKHCLRDERLPRRNISFKLIKKILKEAKVYGIKHIAFTGGEPTLHPEFEKIIKEVVTHGFTYHVVTNAWNFLDVLPILERNGLGKLKGLSFSIDSPREEVHDEIRAKGSYKRVMSAISACFLKKIPFSLQMTICNKNIDQLDEMALLASKLKAERLFFAFIQPTPGNVREGLVPTPEEQTRVAAEIVRMAGVFSIGIFLSPGFDVPELMFQCRALRMSSLTVDFMGNLMFCCQLSGYAGGEANKDVIANLSKVSLFDAHKMLIDKIAEFQKDRVSLISSKSVGSLDRFPCFYCAKYFGKLNWLKKDPKNPWNRD; translated from the coding sequence ATGCCGGATGACATGGCTTTTCTCACGGAACTTGGGATTGAACTTACAAACCGCTGCAATTTTGTTTGTAAACATTGTTTAAGGGACGAGAGGCTTCCCCGCAGGAACATATCATTTAAACTTATAAAAAAGATACTAAAGGAAGCGAAAGTCTACGGTATAAAGCACATAGCCTTCACAGGCGGAGAGCCTACTCTGCATCCTGAGTTTGAGAAAATCATAAAAGAAGTTGTGACTCACGGATTCACTTACCATGTTGTTACAAATGCATGGAATTTCCTCGACGTGCTCCCTATCCTCGAAAGGAACGGTTTAGGAAAATTGAAAGGACTTTCGTTCAGCATTGACAGTCCCCGCGAGGAAGTGCACGACGAAATAAGGGCCAAAGGCTCATATAAACGGGTCATGTCTGCCATCAGCGCGTGTTTCCTTAAAAAAATCCCTTTCAGCCTTCAGATGACTATTTGTAACAAGAATATTGACCAGCTCGATGAGATGGCTTTGCTTGCATCGAAGCTAAAGGCAGAAAGGCTCTTTTTTGCTTTTATACAGCCTACTCCCGGCAATGTAAGGGAAGGTCTTGTTCCGACCCCTGAGGAGCAAACCCGTGTAGCTGCCGAAATTGTAAGAATGGCAGGCGTTTTTTCAATCGGCATTTTCCTCTCGCCGGGCTTTGATGTTCCCGAGCTTATGTTCCAGTGCAGAGCTTTAAGGATGTCTTCTCTGACAGTGGATTTCATGGGAAACCTCATGTTCTGCTGCCAGCTTTCAGGATATGCAGGAGGGGAAGCGAACAAAGATGTAATTGCAAATCTTTCCAAGGTGAGCCTTTTTGATGCGCACAAGATGCTGATAGACAAGATTGCTGAATTTCAGAAAGACAGGGTGTCCCTGATAAGCAGTAAATCCGTAGGCTCACTCGACAGGTTCCCCTGTTTTTATTGTGCAAAGTATTTTGGAAAGCTGAATTGGCTGAAGAAAGACCCCAAGAACCCCTGGAACAGGGATTAA
- a CDS encoding PqqD family protein, which produces MITKNTIPVKNPSILCTELDEEAVLLDLNTKCYYGLNEVALVIWGLIDGVIKVDGIVENICSKFDVTPQNAMKSVVRLLEELNGNKLINFKASV; this is translated from the coding sequence ATGATTACTAAAAATACTATTCCAGTTAAGAATCCATCTATCCTTTGCACTGAATTAGATGAAGAGGCTGTTCTTCTTGATCTCAATACAAAATGTTATTACGGACTCAATGAAGTAGCGCTTGTCATATGGGGTCTTATTGATGGAGTGATTAAAGTGGATGGTATAGTCGAAAATATATGCAGCAAGTTTGATGTAACTCCCCAGAATGCGATGAAAAGTGTCGTAAGGCTGCTGGAAGAGCTTAATGGAAATAAACTTATCAATTTTAAAGCCTCCGTTTGA
- a CDS encoding (Fe-S)-binding protein — MSVDGILKDALSTCVKCGACQAVCPVYDILKTERSVARGKIALIEALSKSDLELSDSLYEALSQCILCTSCRETCSANVEIERIIAGAREIALNKKGMPPLKKAVLKILSAKTSSKNPVFKTAGLIQKVLLKKIPTTSGLLYRGIFLPGEEKLIPEIAAKTFHQRFENHESDKSRSACSAIFFQGCTINYIYPHIGEATVSVIRKGGFTPLILPEQFCCGLPSYFSGDRETALTLAMSNLELFSKYDFEYIVVACASCGAAFKNIYPILFEKNNAMKSQWDKFKERVIDISQFTEGPGRKQITELLNKNNRERKLKVTYHDPCHLRKSQEVVNEPRKLIKMLSNVTLVEMEGSADCCGFGGMFSLENEKLSSEINRRKTEKIMATGADMVLTGCPGCIMQINRGLARAGGKQSVKHWVELLDEATG, encoded by the coding sequence TTGTCGGTTGACGGGATACTCAAAGACGCACTTTCAACCTGTGTAAAATGCGGAGCCTGCCAGGCTGTCTGTCCTGTATATGATATCTTAAAAACAGAACGCTCCGTAGCCCGCGGGAAAATTGCCCTTATTGAGGCATTATCTAAATCTGATCTAGAGCTTTCTGACAGCCTTTACGAGGCCCTGTCGCAGTGCATCCTTTGTACGTCATGCAGGGAAACATGCTCGGCGAATGTCGAGATTGAAAGGATAATAGCCGGAGCAAGGGAGATCGCGCTCAACAAAAAGGGAATGCCTCCATTAAAAAAGGCAGTGCTGAAAATCCTGTCAGCAAAAACCTCATCCAAGAATCCGGTTTTTAAAACAGCAGGACTTATTCAGAAGGTTCTCTTGAAAAAAATCCCGACAACAAGTGGACTCTTATACAGAGGAATTTTTCTGCCAGGAGAAGAAAAGCTCATACCCGAAATTGCGGCAAAAACTTTTCATCAAAGATTTGAAAACCATGAGAGCGACAAAAGCCGAAGTGCGTGTTCAGCAATTTTTTTTCAGGGATGTACCATAAATTATATATATCCTCATATCGGGGAAGCGACAGTAAGCGTCATACGAAAAGGAGGGTTTACACCTCTAATTCTTCCGGAACAATTCTGCTGCGGTTTGCCTTCATATTTTTCAGGCGACAGGGAAACTGCTCTAACTCTTGCAATGTCGAATCTTGAGCTTTTCTCAAAATATGATTTTGAGTATATCGTCGTAGCCTGTGCAAGCTGCGGAGCGGCTTTTAAAAATATATATCCAATACTCTTTGAAAAAAACAACGCTATGAAATCCCAGTGGGACAAATTCAAAGAAAGAGTGATTGACATATCACAATTTACAGAAGGACCCGGAAGAAAACAAATTACAGAACTGCTGAATAAAAATAACAGAGAGAGAAAACTGAAAGTCACTTATCATGATCCATGCCATCTGAGAAAATCGCAGGAAGTTGTAAATGAGCCGAGAAAGTTAATCAAGATGCTTTCAAACGTAACTCTTGTTGAGATGGAAGGAAGTGCTGACTGCTGCGGATTTGGCGGAATGTTCAGCCTTGAAAATGAGAAACTAAGCTCCGAGATAAACCGCCGCAAGACAGAAAAAATCATGGCAACCGGAGCAGACATGGTGCTCACTGGCTGTCCAGGGTGCATAATGCAGATTAACAGAGGCCTGGCAAGAGCAGGCGGAAAGCAGAGTGTAAAGCACTGGGTTGAGCTTTTGGATGAAGCGACTGGTTAG
- a CDS encoding histidine triad nucleotide-binding protein, whose translation MDCIFCKIIKGELKAKFVYENDKVVVIEDINPQAPVHILIIPRKHIATPMEIEDNDKDILSAVFQAAKHVAKERKIDSSGFRTVLNCMEGAGQSVFHIHFHLLGGRQMQWPPG comes from the coding sequence ATGGACTGTATATTCTGCAAAATAATAAAGGGAGAGTTAAAAGCAAAATTCGTATACGAAAACGACAAGGTAGTAGTCATTGAGGACATAAATCCGCAGGCGCCTGTCCATATTCTCATCATACCAAGGAAACATATAGCTACTCCAATGGAAATTGAGGATAATGACAAGGATATTTTATCAGCAGTCTTTCAGGCGGCAAAGCATGTGGCAAAGGAAAGGAAGATTGACAGCTCCGGGTTCCGCACAGTGCTTAACTGCATGGAAGGAGCGGGACAGAGCGTTTTCCATATTCATTTTCATCTGCTCGGCGGAAGACAGATGCAGTGGCCGCCCGGTTGA
- a CDS encoding O-antigen ligase family protein translates to MKKYLSSQNCTFYLLASTILISPFIAGGTTYASVTGIRALTLIALIIIAFNEDNKKESISLNLSALSFCIMTFFSLFIISTFFLSPSFYDSLQLTMCIVNYGGVYIICRNMQNYHVRKYWIALLIIVSASLEAVYGIIKYLALNEPRAVGSFFNPNFFSLYLGVSSAIIISILFFKNSNNCQISHRALKTIFSTSSSVIILLFLVSGIIFSASRGAAMALLITLILLTFLRFRFKALIVLPLILAILFFVPNPLKTRIETSYSHDLFGFSRTGIWESTYRMFAENPWGIGAGMYKYYFPKYNFPVEGAVARFGRHAVTAHNEYLQFLAEMGIQGLLILIILFLLFIKKLRPFFSTCLGGKGYGLETGILGGFLVIVIHCMVDSSLHDYTAGIMLSILAAMLINEAETLSPPKTFNLKVSFLFRWIISFPLVILILLSLLFCGGQFYKDQGITYNKKSQYKISEEQFTKSLLMMPFDSETFNARANLWFNKFLDSKDVHYLDKSLVDESTAISLNKMNSSFYYYSGKIISAFPSEKNSSYYLMKALTFFEAAKELSPYNPFYSIEIVSLFAKVGETERAEAEAQKLLKIEPDFLPALESLYWLYEKSSEKDKSGKILADIKEKFNDLKNQQNLSDYEKSFLKLSTELKQKL, encoded by the coding sequence ATGAAAAAATATCTTTCTTCTCAAAATTGCACATTCTATCTACTAGCTTCTACAATATTAATCTCACCATTCATTGCAGGTGGAACTACTTACGCATCTGTTACCGGAATAAGAGCTCTTACGCTCATTGCGCTAATCATTATTGCTTTTAACGAAGACAATAAAAAAGAATCTATAAGTCTTAATCTTTCAGCATTGAGCTTTTGCATAATGACTTTTTTTTCCCTATTTATAATTTCAACTTTTTTTCTTTCTCCCTCTTTTTATGATTCGCTGCAATTGACAATGTGCATTGTTAATTACGGAGGCGTTTACATAATTTGCAGAAACATGCAAAACTACCATGTGAGAAAATACTGGATAGCCTTACTTATCATAGTCAGTGCATCCTTAGAAGCTGTTTATGGAATCATAAAGTATTTAGCTTTGAATGAACCAAGAGCAGTTGGAAGTTTCTTCAATCCCAATTTCTTTTCGCTCTATCTCGGAGTATCTTCTGCAATTATAATCAGCATCCTTTTTTTTAAGAATAGTAATAACTGTCAAATAAGCCATAGAGCGTTAAAAACAATATTCTCAACCTCATCATCAGTAATTATACTTTTATTCCTTGTTTCTGGGATTATATTTTCTGCTTCAAGAGGGGCGGCAATGGCACTATTGATAACTCTTATTCTGCTTACTTTTCTGCGATTTAGATTCAAAGCATTAATAGTACTACCTCTCATATTAGCTATTCTTTTTTTTGTACCCAACCCTCTGAAAACCAGGATTGAAACATCCTATTCCCATGATTTGTTCGGATTCAGCCGGACAGGAATATGGGAGAGCACATACAGAATGTTCGCCGAAAATCCATGGGGAATAGGTGCCGGAATGTATAAATACTATTTTCCAAAGTACAATTTCCCTGTCGAAGGAGCTGTTGCAAGGTTTGGCCGCCATGCTGTTACTGCCCATAATGAATATCTTCAGTTTCTGGCAGAAATGGGAATTCAGGGCCTTTTAATTTTGATCATACTTTTTCTGCTTTTTATTAAAAAATTAAGACCATTCTTTAGCACATGTTTAGGGGGAAAAGGCTATGGGTTGGAAACAGGTATATTGGGAGGGTTCTTGGTCATCGTTATCCATTGCATGGTCGATTCATCACTTCATGACTATACAGCAGGTATAATGCTTTCAATACTCGCTGCAATGTTGATTAATGAAGCTGAAACGCTAAGCCCTCCAAAGACATTCAACCTGAAAGTATCTTTTCTCTTCCGGTGGATAATCTCATTCCCTTTGGTTATTTTAATATTGCTTTCCCTTTTGTTTTGCGGAGGGCAATTTTATAAGGATCAGGGCATTACTTATAATAAAAAATCTCAGTACAAAATCTCAGAAGAACAATTTACTAAATCCTTATTAATGATGCCCTTTGATTCTGAAACATTCAATGCACGGGCGAATTTATGGTTCAATAAATTTCTGGATTCTAAAGATGTACACTATCTCGATAAATCGCTTGTTGATGAAAGCACCGCTATTTCGCTTAACAAAATGAACAGTTCTTTTTACTATTATTCAGGCAAAATAATCTCCGCTTTTCCCTCTGAAAAGAATTCCAGTTATTATCTGATGAAGGCTCTCACTTTTTTCGAAGCGGCTAAAGAGCTTAGCCCCTATAACCCCTTTTACAGTATTGAGATAGTCTCACTATTTGCAAAAGTTGGTGAAACAGAACGTGCTGAAGCAGAGGCTCAAAAACTTCTAAAGATAGAACCTGATTTTCTTCCTGCGCTGGAATCATTATACTGGCTTTATGAGAAATCTTCTGAAAAAGATAAAAGCGGAAAAATACTTGCTGACATCAAAGAAAAGTTTAATGATTTGAAAAACCAGCAAAATCTGTCAGACTATGAAAAATCTTTTTTAAAACTCTCAACTGAGTTGAAGCAAAAACTGTGA
- a CDS encoding prepilin-type N-terminal cleavage/methylation domain-containing protein, which translates to MFSKLREKKGFTLIELMIVVAIIGILAAIAIPNFLKFQAKAKQSEAKNNLSAIFTAQVSYFGERNAFAATFATLNWAPEGTTRYEYFLASGETAIGTGTGSATGMTMPTGVAVATNAFTAGASGNIDSDATEDQWTINDVKNLNNSNNDV; encoded by the coding sequence ATGTTCAGCAAACTTAGAGAGAAAAAGGGGTTTACACTTATTGAGTTAATGATTGTTGTAGCCATTATAGGTATACTTGCTGCTATAGCAATACCTAACTTCCTGAAGTTCCAGGCAAAGGCAAAGCAATCAGAAGCAAAGAACAACCTCTCAGCCATATTTACTGCACAGGTAAGTTATTTTGGTGAGAGAAATGCATTTGCAGCCACTTTTGCAACCCTTAACTGGGCACCAGAAGGAACAACAAGATATGAATATTTCCTGGCCAGTGGAGAAACAGCGATAGGTACCGGTACTGGCAGTGCAACAGGTATGACTATGCCGACAGGTGTGGCAGTGGCAACAAATGCTTTCACAGCAGGAGCATCAGGAAACATAGACTCTGATGCCACAGAAGATCAGTGGACTATCAATGATGTAAAAAATCTCAATAATTCCAATAATGACGTCTGA
- the coaD gene encoding pantetheine-phosphate adenylyltransferase, whose protein sequence is MRRIAVYPGTFDPITNGHIDIIERGHQIFDEVIVAIAKSADKNPLFSVDERMKMINAATKKFKNLRVESFEGLLISYVRNAGAKVIIRGLRAVSDFEYEFQMAITNRKLYEDVDTVFLMSTVKYSYLSSSIVKEVAQYGGKMDGMVPTVVSKCLKEKYRNLKKGL, encoded by the coding sequence ATGAGACGAATCGCTGTGTATCCCGGAACATTCGACCCCATAACCAACGGACATATTGACATAATAGAACGGGGTCATCAGATCTTCGACGAAGTAATAGTCGCAATTGCAAAGAGTGCCGATAAAAACCCTCTTTTTTCAGTTGATGAAAGAATGAAGATGATTAATGCAGCAACAAAGAAATTTAAGAATCTCAGGGTAGAATCCTTCGAAGGCCTTCTTATCTCCTACGTAAGAAACGCAGGGGCCAAGGTAATTATCAGAGGACTGCGCGCCGTAAGCGATTTTGAATATGAGTTCCAGATGGCCATAACAAACAGGAAACTCTATGAAGATGTTGATACTGTTTTTCTAATGTCCACTGTGAAATATTCTTATTTGAGTTCAAGCATTGTGAAAGAAGTAGCGCAATACGGCGGCAAAATGGACGGTATGGTCCCGACTGTTGTATCGAAGTGCCTGAAAGAGAAATACAGAAACCTGAAAAAAGGATTATGA